A genome region from Primulina eburnea isolate SZY01 chromosome 9, ASM2296580v1, whole genome shotgun sequence includes the following:
- the LOC140840554 gene encoding transcription factor MYB113-like yields the protein MESSHSSGVRKGAWSKEEDVLLKNCVEQYGEGKWHLVPVRTGLNRCRKSCRLRWLNYLRPDITRGNFSKDEVDLLIRLHKLLGNRWSLIAGRLPGRTANDVKNFWNTRMKKKSGERKGQPVQKTITKTNILRPRPRTFSNLSIQDGPRTALVTDHNHEPNNPKQSIINNNDNRLEPSSSQEASECIRWWSHLLDAAEEDKLEKDIPLLDDKGKEPGLWTRQINPGGWMDDGDDSLPASEDFDFYDDAWELLGFENDQN from the exons ATGGAAAGTTCCCATTCTTCCGGAGTTAGGAAAGGCGCGTGGTCTAAAGAAGAAGATGTTCTATTGAAGAACTGCGTGGAACAGTATGGAGAAGGAAAGTGGCATCTCGTCCCAGTTAGAACAG GGTTAAACCGATGTCGGAAGAGTTGCCGGCTGAGATGGTTGAACTATCTTAGGCCAGATATCACAAGAGGAAACTTTTCAAAAGATGAAGTTGATCTCTTGATCAGGCTGCATAAGCTATTAGGCAACAG ATGGTCGCTGATAGCTGGACGACTCCCCGGAAGAACAGCGAACGACGTAAAGAACTTCTGGAACACTCGGATGAAGAAAAAATCAGGAGAACGAAAGGGACAACCAGTCCAGAAAACTATCACGAAGACAAACATCCTACGACCCCGACCTCGCACCTTTTCTAATCTATCCATCCAGGATGGGCCAAGAACTGCATTGGTGACAGATCACAACCACGAACCAAATAATCCCAAACAAAGCATCATCAACAACAACGATAATAGATTAGAGCCGTCGTCTTCCCAAGAAGCCAGTGAATGTATCCGTTGGTGGAGCCACTTGCTTGATGCAGCAGAGGAGGATAAATTGGAGAAAGATATCCCACTTCTCGATGATAAAGGAAAAGAACCTGGATTATGGACGCGACAGATCAATCCCGGGGGATGGATGGATGATGGGGACGACTCTCTACCAGCAAGTGAAGATTTCGATTTTTATGACGACGCTTGGGAGCTATTAGGGTTTGAAAATGATCAGAATTGA